A segment of the Cytophagia bacterium CHB2 genome:
CGCACGCAAAAGCATTCTGCCCCGTTGTGCGGCATTTTATTTGAAGTGTCCATAGGAGTGAAATTTTTATAATCATGTATGCCCGCCGTTTCTACAAACTCCGGTAGGAGTGACATATTTGGTTTTCACGATAAAGCCTGTGTCACGTCGCTGAAATCAGTATGCCACTCCTTCGGAGTTGCGGGTCGTTACAGCGCACCGCTTCTATAATCATTCCACTCCTGCGGAGTTGTGTGCGGCGGGCCATCGAGCTTTGACGAATAGCAACCATCGCGCAAAATTCAGGTACTCAGATAAGCGCAAAAAATATTTTTTGGGTGGGAAGAAATCTCCCTCCGGCGTCGTCTAAACCATAAAAGCGCACGAGGATGCCTCTACAAATCGCACAAACATTTACGGAAAGCAGGCTGGATTTACACGCGATATTTTTGGCCCATCACCGGCAACTGTACAAAGTGGCTTATCACCTGACGTTGTCGCGTCACGACGCCGAAGATATCGTGCAGGACGTTTTTGTCCGCCTGTATCAAAAGCTCGGGCAATTTCAAGGCGAATCCCGCCTCTCGACCTGGCTCTACCGCATGACGGTCAATGCCAGCCTCGATTCGTTGCGGCGATTCAAGCGCCGGCAAAAACATGAAACCTCGCTGTCGTTGATTGTAAATGAAGCGGCATTCGCGAGAGAACATTCCAGCCAGCATGCGCATATCGAAATCTCGGAAAAGCTGCAACAGGCGCTGTCGCGCTTGCGCAAGCCGTTTCGTGCGGTGATCGTGCTGCGCGATTTCGAAGGCCTGGCTTATGACGAGATTGCCGAAATTTTGCAAATCGACAAGGGCACGGTGGCTTCGCGCCTGCATCGCGCTTATGCGAAATTGAAAAAAGAGCTGGAGGCTTTGGGTATCGATCA
Coding sequences within it:
- a CDS encoding RNA polymerase sigma factor — translated: MPLQIAQTFTESRLDLHAIFLAHHRQLYKVAYHLTLSRHDAEDIVQDVFVRLYQKLGQFQGESRLSTWLYRMTVNASLDSLRRFKRRQKHETSLSLIVNEAAFAREHSSQHAHIEISEKLQQALSRLRKPFRAVIVLRDFEGLAYDEIAEILQIDKGTVASRLHRAYAKLKKELEALGIDHDYFKS